The following are encoded in a window of Castanea sativa cultivar Marrone di Chiusa Pesio chromosome 9, ASM4071231v1 genomic DNA:
- the LOC142608738 gene encoding uncharacterized protein LOC142608738 — translation MANSKTPQRMGSCVACGNCLSGCPYNAKSSTDKNYLVSAIQAGCEVRTECQVQYVVKNPHNTCQEEGKNSKKRRWRVYLNEIDYITSDFVVLSAGVLGTTEILFQSQMRGLKLSDALGSGFSCNGNTVACLAGSPAPLNSFGLDRKQLSKIPFQERPGPSISSSYTSSLGFTIQSAVLPTAYPHLLFKGIVSYGWPTGHWLFHGIIDKIRHILGFKACQAIALNAMGYDDSDGKVMWYKDKNRICFSPPHDPLLPQKVKAFQKLSKKLGGILFLSRYRSTSVHLLGGSNASSDPSYGVCNPSGQVFDPESSVMVHQGLYVCDGSLIPCSVGINPSLTIASAAEYVSRHLVKDVLKYRSIEIASQNPHCVSNKNVKSDQRSVVTFEETMRGYVGGMQCAVFLKMKMNAQEQKGLSDCHPLLRGKVGGYVELKVIEGDKLHILDGKVSLCEVDYRTPYTQYMHYHLLLAGSSGSRYILEGRKIMTPYLFALYAWRESTTLYVTFKKVAENNYKEDMMLLKGRLSVSVVELLKSLISLRGNNRGRFICHLLYTLYRTYFVQKPRGSQKDFPPKDLYHKFYPSSTLHEIKTEDGFTISCRQWKCTHNSSKLEGPKQLYPVLLLNGYSSDSYWLPTEPNDLVRTLLEEGHEIWLLQPRLHPQNPSNNFTIEDIGRFDVPAAINRILELHGQRIKIHVVAHCVGGLVIHIALMGGHVSATNIASLSCTNTSMFFKLNTLSVFKMWLPLLPLSMVILGKNKLLPMLETSKSSLRHRLLKSIALMIPRYERCTCNECELFSGLFGNAFWHENLSPSMHYWLNKENVTMLPMAAFPHLRKICNAGNIVDSKGNNSYLIHPERMSLPTLYISGGRTILATPKTSFLANKYMKLHQPGYRHERVVVEGFGHSDLLIGEESYKKVFPHILSHIRSAERENGAISAGGRKYSKEAMDWEDDPYEEYGGFSTWFFPFVVIFLFFMLVALCLSIFNF, via the exons ATGGCTAATTCAAAGACACCTCAACGAATGGGCAGCTGTGTGGCCTGTGGAAACTGTCTTTCTGGTTGTCCTTATAATGCCAAAAGTTCTACAGACAAAAATTATCTAGTTTCAGCAATCCAG GCAGGATGTGAAGTTAGAACAGAATGTCAAGTTCAGTATGTGGTTAAAAACCCGCATAATACTTGCCAAGAAGAAGGCAAAAATAGCAAAAAGAGAAGATGGCGGGTTTACTTGAATGAGATTGACTACATAACCAGTGATTTTGTAGTCCTCTCAG CGGGAGTTTTAGGCACAACTGAAATACTTTTCCAGTCACAAATGAGAGGATTGAAACTTTCAGATGCACTTGGCTCTGGATTCAGCTGTAATGGAAATACTGTGGCCTGTCTTGCTGGAAGCCCAGCACCCTTGAATTCTTTCGGATTAGACAGAAAGCAACTCTCAAAGATACCTTTCCAAGAACGACCAGGGCcatccatctcttcttcttACACGTCTTCATTGGGATTCACCATCCAG AGTGCTGTACTTCCAACAGCTTATCCACACCTGCTGTTTAAAGGGATTGTAAGTTATGGTTGGCCAACTGGCCACTGGTTGTTTCATGGGATCATTGATAAGATAAGAcatattttgggttttaaagCATGCCAAGCTATTGCTCTTAATGCAATGGGTTATGATGACAGTGACGGGAAGGTTATGTGGTATAAGGACAAGAACAGAATTTGCTTTAGTCCACCCCATGATCCTTTACTCCCACAAAAAGTCAAAGCCTTTCAAAAGCTCTCTAAGAAATTAGGAGGAATCCTCTTTTTATCAAGGTACCGAAGCACATCTGTCCATCTTTTAGGTGGGTCCAATGCATCATCAGATCCTTCATATGGTGTTTGCAACCCCAGTGGTCAAGTATTTGACCCAGAGTCTTCAGTCATGGTACACCAAGGCCTCTATGTCTGTGATGGTTCTCTAATCCCATGTTCAGTTGGCATAAACCCATCTCTTACTATTGCATCTGCAGCTGAGTATGTAAGTAGGCACCTTGTAAAGGATGTTCTCAAGTACAGGAGTATTGAAATTGCTTCTCAGAATCCACATTGTGTCTCAAATAAGAATGTAAAGAGTGATCAGAGATCAGTTGTCACATTTGAAGAAACCATGAGGGGTTATGTGGGGGGTATGCAATGCGCAGTTTTTCTCAAAATGAAGATGAATGCTCAAGAACAGAAGGGCCTCAGTGATTGTCATCCTCTTCTAAGAGGCAAAGTTGGTGGATATGTGGAATTAAAAGTCATTGAGGGGGATAAATTACATATCTTAGATGGGAAAGTAAGTTTGTGTGAAGTAGATTACAGAACTCCTTACACACAGTATATGCATTATCATCTCCTCCTTGCAGGTTCTTCAGGCTCAAG ATATATTCTCGAGGGAAGAAAGATAATGACTCCTTATCTCTTTGCATTATATGCTTGGAGGGAGTCAACAACATTGTATGTGACCTTTAAGAAAGTTGCTGAGAACAATTACAAGGAAGACATGATGCTTCTAAAAGGCAGGCTCAGTGTCTCCGTGGTAGAGCTTCTAAAGAGCTTGATAAGTCTTAGAGGAAACAACAGAGGAAGGTTCATATGTCATCTATTATACACACTCTACAGAACCTATTTTGTACAGAAACCACGAGGGAGCCAGAAGGACTTCCCCCCAAAAGATTTGTATCATAAATTTTATCCAAGCAGCACTCTCCATGAAATTAAAACAG AGGATGGATTTACTATCAGTTGCAGGCAATGGAAATGCACCCATAATTCCTCAAAGCTTGAAGGACCAAAACAATTATACCCAGTTCTCCTTCTTAATGGGTATTCTTCTGACAGTTACTGGTTGCCAACAGAACCAAATGATCTAGTCAGAACTTTACTGGAAGAAGGACATGAAATATGGCTATTGCAACCAAGGTTGCACCCACAGAATCCTTCAAACAACTTCACAATTGAAGATATTGGAAGATTTGATGTCCCTGCTG CAATAAATAGGATCCTTGAATTGCATGGGCAGCGCATAAAGATACATGTTGTTGCACATTGTGTTGGAGGCTTAGTCATACATATTGCTCTCATGGGAGGGCATGTCTCTGCAACCAATATAGCTTCTTTGTCTTGCACCAATACTTCAATGTTCTTCAAGCTAAATACTTTATCCGTGTTTAAAATGTGGCTTCCTCTGCTCCCC CTATCAATGGTTATACTAGGGAAGAATAAACTTCTGCCTATGTTGGAAACATCAAAGTCTAGTTTGCGTCATCGGCTCTTGAAGTCCATTGCCCTTATGATTCCACGGTATGAGAGATGCACCTGCAATGAGTGTGAACTTTTTTCTGGTCTATTTGGAAACGCATTCTGGCATGAAAACCTAAGCCCCAGCATGCACTACTGgttaaacaaagaaaatgtgACAATGCTTCCCATGGCAGCATTTCCCCACCTTAGAAAAATCTGCAATGCTGGTAACATCGTTGACAGCAAAGGAAACAACTCATATTTGATCCATCCTGAGAGAATGTCACTCCCAACGCTTTATATTTCTGGAGGACGTACTATCCTTGCAACTCCAAAGACTTCTTTTCTTGCTAACAAGTACATGAAGTTACACCAGCCTGGTTATAGACATGAAAGAGTTGTAGTGGAGGGCTTTGGTCATTCGGACCTATTGATTGGAGAAGAGTCGTATAAGAAGGtttttcctcacattttatCTCATATTAGATCAGCTGAGAGAGAAAATGGTGCAATTAGTGCTGGGGGAAGAAAGTACAGCAAAGAGGCCATGGACTGGGAAGATGATCCTTATGAAGAATATGGAGGTTTTAGCACTtggttttttccttttgttgttatttttttgtttttcatgttaGTTGCATTATGCTtgtcaattttcaatttttaa